From a region of the Chitinophaga caseinilytica genome:
- a CDS encoding RHS repeat-associated core domain-containing protein: MPVAVGRPRAGAAEKSIVLKKVLDGAAGQLVADSAITVVDSAFSNVRIDTPYPVRNIITFRINEYSNRYIPGPFSADAQVRIYYYLPNNVVDSVDQQLSINYDTANTYRMRSSFVFNNAHKVKVKVMSITAPANMLAVLMLENEMEVQPRYKLDCHAHAIKSINYDLPQGPGTPDQLLVHWPVEIGADAYDLEWTYVDSSSLASGRYGTPLQPALVFDNNTTRVTVADNSYQVPLMYDGKGSLFFRVRAVQVGADDRRIETDWSSQHGATGQFEFAGHQSNLNWQSTITFAEDGKRKVVTQYFDGSLRSRQTVTKDNTSQTLVIAETMYDYQGRPAIQVLPSPTMQTVMQYVKGFNRGINSPEYDKDKYDLVETPAEYLSGSAAPMDSASGANAYYSANNPLATVGHHQYIPQAKGRAFTQTEYTPDNTGRISRQGGLGETFKLGSGHETKYIYTTPKQEELDALFGTEVGNSSHYFKNSVVDANGQYSVSYIDMHGRTIATALQSVAPGGNLEELPETERLPVVESLSGPGKNKVDERSIVTHSSINVSDTADYTFEYKLTPPVLRKQDCNGQDVCYVAGYELNIKVFDDAFNLKLTDPINYSFNNLDVSNLPVACGTTPAPIIYTVTRKLPPGNYTITKTLTISKEAMDHYRDSIFLQSNVCTTIEQIVEERRASLRTIQCVPDCAGCVAAIGTWEAFRVDYMTKAGIPVADTARHRAAASTAYQEAIRGCDELCKGPNPLNEIRRNMLMDVTAPTGQYADLSKEAETYNIFNGDKYKGGNILYLDLNGNRDTVWSASKGKMVLPNELERDEFMAAFKSSWAENLLPLHPEYCRLGHYEVYRTAIDWQFDFEKTETYAAAVAKGYLNPANMAAVPFSYGNDPLVSMTGNKVPDALNMTVSGRNMWTTATAMVRCGAGDQACLDAIATPALAFNTANTCAGDLDMQWRNFRNAYINARNKIMIEAVNAQLCNADIARLMNAGYDIHIRNPLDLLNNAGLDDFKNGGAADPNKANALAQGKEEQFYAQNCESYVQIWVSQLKQCQLYDTNLIKSEIIPELLKVCREGADRDHYYGASTVKPSSNYRFRSFDDVITDFNVRHGITANMMCNANLITTPLPYGKQPVRAEKMTFTTPSDCECKTLTLLQKEYQTMKKAADTTFSAYIFRVKGANIPQATLNILLETCNPNRDLTCKYLPSPVKIPTLIQCGVAPACVSCEEVKAVYDQYAASYPAFLPGLATVDSLQQAKNDFFARYMNNKFGYGLLAYQYIQFMDSCTAQGPGGYTSVCVEGSSRSKQLVNTYTAGGTNVINDIQRTHDNGYIMAGSTTGLGSGGKDAYVIKTDSVGNLLWARTFGAEANDELVRLKRTDDGGYIAIGTTNSYCYDYGAILILKLDGQGNLAWNKAVDFGANFGGKGTDILPVSGNQYAFGGLRTNTSGVATDWVAGLLDAQGEIQWLKQTGSTEDRSGLQLAVQGDILIGASSLRGNGQYDVATMGWNRHNGTLLGITAYDLEGRDNMARNILTTPEGLKVAVVNMSVGSTVNVNGALLDLRMDGFMLRASRVGGPGNINPETWSVGKAAGGGYFASQSNEDVYWMRLRDDNTVQWARQVRTGGSERLRSILNNPEGSMAGAGEYNGQTAMLMQTDNYGRTGCRDTVIGLQTTDITGSSMAKAVPAQITVSLKSSNLSIVHVVETTNSAVQTALNCPGTDTCTLVPNGLMLCGNASPVFEDFELVQKDNCTDSTYYAQSTGNVIYKAITDSIRNDFDQVYVQMAQQAAGMEEFKVSYIKSEYHYTLYYYDQAGNLVKTVPPAGVVVRRNKSWTDSVAVARKAGVKLVPAHGMATNYRHNTLNQLIAQSTPDANTTLFWYDRLGRLILSQDAQQVLNNLYGYTMYDDLSRITEVGQITSASGMSVGISRNYDALQTWLGNVANSRTQITKNVYDVKHIPFQGLALDAKNLRNRVAWSAVYNNSSDFNQGKRASGTFYSYDILGNVDVLIQDFNSQSTLDQGNRFKKITYSYDLVTGKVNQVNYQPGQWDAFYHRYRYDAENRITDVETSKDSVYWEKDAYYSYFMHGPVSRTVLGQQEIQGLDFTYTLEGWIKGLNSTTVASNFDMGADGGEGSFVAKDGVGFGLYYYGDNEYVPLNANQRKPFARIESLTSPLFNGNISALSQNIPTLGTPILYNYKFDVLSRIVELNASKGINSQLNHWEPILVDDFKERIKYDPNGNIKLFKRNGNSTWASRPLSMDDLTYSYIQSTNKLDHISDAVVDSVSYDGDIDNQQPGNYKYDMTGNLIHDIKEGLVKIDWNLYGRIAKIEKTDGTEILYSYDFRGNRISKKVGAVETRYIRDPGGNLLGIYIEGDINHNGGILTLTEIPLVGNKRIGMQKFNLQAGNRSAETMVNLPLLGNGIMTGFARRYKQFEIGNHLGNVLTTVFDVKKSISLNGLDIVRYEPVISSATDYYSFGMIIPGRSFETDGYRFGFNGKENDNEVKGVGGQQDYGLRIYDPRVGRFLSLDPLMHKYPYFSPFQFAGNSPIKFIDLDGAEPLGNPADWVTIKDSGPLNWGNNSMQLVQDKTGAQYWIWTERYTKVNGKWGSYTAHKYYWYDPSIVMYTGKDDRDGWVPKPFYDEGEPNSLQKGLYGFADGAPNVFIWTLAAPFAIPHLVGLAEIGQLEFARRLGGASADVIFQTITNKGDLSKNNYWSTVGEIVTGNPFMSSFIGAMGKDGRMFHPSELAGKDIKDLGFETLIGGLGNVFGGWFTEKVVKNGKVTEWGANYLVSLLGDINGNGLSYIGDILKEKQEQKLEANKKRRKAINN, translated from the coding sequence ATGCCTGTTGCTGTTGGCCGCCCCCGTGCAGGCGCAGCAGAAAAAAGCATCGTCCTCAAGAAAGTGCTGGACGGCGCCGCCGGACAACTGGTGGCAGATTCCGCGATCACCGTGGTCGACAGTGCTTTTTCCAACGTCAGGATCGATACGCCGTACCCGGTCCGGAACATTATTACGTTCAGGATCAACGAATATTCCAACCGCTACATCCCCGGCCCGTTTTCGGCGGATGCACAGGTAAGGATTTACTATTACCTGCCCAACAACGTCGTGGATTCCGTAGACCAGCAGCTGTCTATCAACTACGATACAGCCAATACCTACCGGATGCGCAGCAGCTTCGTGTTCAACAACGCGCACAAGGTAAAGGTGAAAGTGATGAGCATTACCGCGCCGGCCAATATGCTGGCCGTGCTGATGCTGGAGAACGAGATGGAAGTGCAGCCCAGGTATAAGCTGGATTGCCATGCCCATGCAATAAAATCGATCAATTACGATTTGCCCCAGGGCCCCGGAACGCCCGACCAGCTGCTGGTCCACTGGCCCGTGGAAATTGGCGCGGATGCTTACGACCTGGAATGGACTTACGTCGATTCCAGCTCCCTCGCGTCCGGCAGGTACGGAACACCGTTGCAACCTGCACTGGTATTCGACAACAACACCACGCGCGTCACCGTCGCCGATAACAGCTACCAGGTGCCGTTGATGTATGACGGCAAAGGATCGCTCTTCTTCCGCGTGCGGGCCGTACAGGTAGGGGCGGACGACCGGCGGATCGAGACCGACTGGAGCTCGCAGCACGGTGCAACGGGGCAGTTCGAATTCGCAGGGCATCAGTCCAACCTCAACTGGCAATCTACCATCACTTTCGCTGAAGACGGCAAACGAAAAGTGGTGACGCAATATTTTGACGGCAGCCTCCGTAGCCGCCAGACCGTAACGAAAGACAATACCTCCCAAACGCTGGTCATCGCCGAAACGATGTACGACTACCAGGGAAGGCCGGCCATCCAGGTGCTGCCGTCGCCCACGATGCAGACGGTGATGCAGTATGTGAAGGGATTCAACCGCGGCATCAACAGCCCGGAATATGACAAGGATAAGTACGACCTGGTGGAAACACCGGCCGAATATCTCAGCGGCAGCGCGGCTCCCATGGACAGCGCATCCGGTGCCAACGCTTACTATTCCGCCAATAACCCCCTGGCCACGGTTGGCCATCACCAGTATATTCCCCAGGCGAAAGGCCGCGCCTTTACCCAAACGGAATATACGCCAGACAATACTGGCCGCATCTCCCGCCAGGGCGGGCTCGGCGAAACGTTTAAGCTGGGCAGCGGCCATGAGACCAAATATATCTACACCACGCCCAAGCAGGAAGAGCTGGACGCACTGTTCGGTACAGAAGTGGGCAACAGCTCGCATTATTTCAAGAACTCGGTAGTGGACGCCAATGGCCAGTATTCCGTAAGTTATATCGACATGCACGGGCGTACCATCGCAACGGCGCTGCAATCCGTAGCGCCCGGCGGCAACCTGGAAGAACTTCCCGAAACGGAGCGCCTGCCGGTGGTGGAATCCTTGTCGGGCCCCGGAAAAAATAAAGTGGACGAACGGAGCATTGTCACCCATTCCTCCATCAACGTTTCCGACACGGCGGATTATACTTTCGAATACAAACTGACACCGCCCGTGTTGCGCAAACAGGATTGTAACGGGCAGGATGTTTGTTATGTGGCCGGTTATGAACTGAATATCAAGGTGTTCGACGATGCTTTCAACCTGAAACTGACCGATCCCATCAATTATTCCTTCAACAATCTCGACGTTTCCAACCTGCCGGTTGCCTGTGGAACTACGCCTGCGCCGATCATCTATACCGTGACGCGCAAGCTTCCTCCCGGCAACTATACCATCACCAAAACGCTGACCATCAGCAAGGAAGCGATGGACCATTACCGCGACAGCATCTTCCTGCAAAGCAACGTCTGCACCACCATCGAGCAGATCGTGGAAGAGCGGCGCGCTTCGCTGCGGACCATCCAGTGCGTTCCCGATTGTGCGGGTTGCGTGGCGGCGATCGGTACCTGGGAAGCGTTCCGGGTGGATTATATGACGAAGGCCGGGATCCCCGTTGCGGATACTGCCCGCCATCGTGCGGCCGCTTCCACGGCTTACCAGGAAGCGATCCGCGGGTGCGACGAGCTTTGCAAAGGCCCCAACCCGCTGAACGAGATCCGCCGGAACATGCTGATGGACGTTACTGCGCCCACGGGCCAATATGCCGATCTGAGCAAAGAAGCGGAGACTTACAACATCTTCAACGGAGATAAATATAAAGGCGGAAACATCCTTTACCTCGACCTCAACGGCAATCGCGACACCGTTTGGAGCGCGTCCAAAGGCAAAATGGTGCTGCCCAACGAGCTGGAGCGAGATGAGTTCATGGCGGCTTTCAAATCGTCGTGGGCAGAAAACCTCCTGCCGCTGCACCCCGAATATTGCAGATTGGGCCATTATGAGGTGTACCGCACGGCCATCGATTGGCAGTTCGATTTCGAAAAAACGGAAACATATGCCGCTGCGGTGGCCAAAGGGTACCTGAACCCCGCGAACATGGCGGCCGTACCGTTCTCTTACGGGAACGACCCACTGGTGTCCATGACCGGCAACAAAGTGCCCGACGCCCTCAATATGACGGTTTCCGGCAGGAACATGTGGACCACCGCCACGGCCATGGTGCGATGCGGGGCCGGAGATCAGGCTTGCCTGGACGCCATCGCTACACCGGCCCTGGCATTCAACACGGCCAATACCTGCGCCGGCGACCTCGACATGCAATGGCGCAATTTCCGCAACGCCTATATCAATGCCCGCAACAAGATCATGATCGAAGCGGTGAACGCCCAGCTTTGCAACGCAGATATCGCACGGTTGATGAACGCTGGTTACGACATCCACATCCGCAATCCCCTCGATCTGTTGAACAACGCCGGTCTGGACGATTTCAAGAACGGAGGCGCGGCAGACCCGAACAAAGCGAATGCCCTGGCGCAGGGGAAAGAAGAACAGTTCTACGCGCAGAATTGCGAAAGTTATGTGCAGATCTGGGTCTCGCAATTGAAGCAATGCCAATTATATGATACAAACCTCATCAAATCCGAAATCATCCCGGAGCTGCTGAAAGTATGCCGGGAGGGCGCCGACAGGGATCACTATTATGGTGCCAGCACGGTGAAACCCTCCAGCAATTACCGTTTCCGGAGCTTCGACGATGTGATCACGGATTTCAATGTCCGTCATGGTATTACGGCCAACATGATGTGCAACGCCAACCTCATCACCACGCCGCTGCCGTATGGCAAGCAGCCGGTGCGCGCGGAAAAAATGACGTTCACGACCCCATCGGATTGCGAGTGCAAGACGCTGACGCTTTTGCAGAAGGAATACCAAACGATGAAAAAGGCGGCGGATACCACTTTCTCCGCCTACATCTTCCGGGTGAAAGGGGCCAACATTCCGCAGGCTACCCTTAATATTTTGCTGGAAACCTGCAATCCCAACCGCGACCTCACATGCAAATACCTTCCCAGTCCTGTTAAAATCCCCACGCTGATCCAGTGCGGGGTGGCACCGGCCTGCGTGTCGTGCGAGGAAGTGAAAGCGGTGTACGATCAATATGCGGCTTCCTATCCTGCGTTCCTGCCGGGGCTCGCCACGGTGGATTCGCTGCAACAGGCGAAGAACGATTTCTTTGCCCGCTACATGAACAACAAATTCGGCTACGGGCTGCTGGCGTACCAGTATATCCAGTTCATGGACAGCTGTACTGCACAGGGGCCGGGTGGTTATACTTCCGTTTGTGTGGAAGGAAGCTCCCGCAGCAAGCAACTCGTCAATACCTATACCGCCGGCGGAACGAATGTCATCAACGACATCCAGCGCACACACGACAACGGTTACATCATGGCCGGTTCCACGACAGGTTTGGGAAGTGGTGGTAAAGACGCATATGTCATCAAGACAGATAGCGTCGGCAATCTCCTCTGGGCGCGGACCTTCGGTGCCGAGGCCAACGACGAGCTGGTGCGCCTCAAGCGTACGGACGACGGCGGTTACATCGCCATCGGTACCACCAATTCCTACTGTTATGATTATGGGGCTATCCTCATCCTGAAGCTCGATGGCCAGGGGAACCTCGCCTGGAACAAAGCCGTGGATTTTGGTGCGAATTTCGGTGGAAAGGGGACCGACATCCTGCCGGTAAGCGGTAACCAGTATGCCTTTGGCGGTCTGCGGACCAACACTTCCGGCGTGGCTACCGATTGGGTGGCCGGGTTGCTGGATGCGCAAGGCGAAATCCAATGGCTGAAGCAGACCGGTTCTACGGAAGACCGCAGTGGCCTGCAGCTCGCCGTGCAGGGAGACATCCTCATCGGCGCCAGTTCCCTTCGCGGCAATGGCCAGTATGATGTGGCTACCATGGGCTGGAACCGTCATAACGGAACGTTACTCGGAATTACAGCCTACGATCTCGAAGGCCGCGACAACATGGCCCGCAACATCCTCACGACGCCCGAAGGCCTGAAAGTGGCCGTGGTGAACATGAGCGTCGGCAGCACGGTGAACGTGAACGGCGCCCTGCTCGATCTGCGTATGGACGGCTTCATGCTGCGGGCTTCCCGCGTCGGCGGGCCGGGCAATATCAACCCCGAGACCTGGTCGGTCGGAAAGGCCGCCGGTGGAGGGTATTTTGCTTCCCAATCAAACGAAGACGTATACTGGATGCGCCTCCGCGACGACAATACCGTTCAATGGGCGCGCCAGGTGCGCACGGGCGGTTCCGAGCGCCTGCGCAGCATCCTGAACAATCCGGAAGGCAGCATGGCCGGTGCCGGCGAATACAATGGCCAGACCGCCATGCTCATGCAAACGGATAATTATGGTAGAACGGGTTGCCGCGATACCGTGATCGGCCTGCAAACGACCGACATAACTGGTTCTTCCATGGCGAAAGCCGTGCCGGCACAGATCACCGTATCCCTGAAGAGCAGCAACCTGAGCATCGTGCATGTGGTGGAAACGACGAATTCCGCGGTGCAGACGGCGCTGAATTGTCCGGGTACGGATACCTGCACGCTGGTGCCCAACGGCCTGATGCTGTGTGGCAACGCATCGCCGGTGTTCGAAGATTTTGAGTTGGTGCAGAAAGACAATTGTACGGACAGTACCTACTACGCCCAATCCACGGGCAATGTGATCTACAAGGCCATCACCGATTCCATCCGCAACGACTTCGACCAGGTGTATGTGCAGATGGCGCAGCAGGCCGCGGGGATGGAGGAGTTCAAGGTTTCGTATATCAAGAGCGAGTACCACTATACTTTGTACTATTACGACCAGGCGGGGAACCTGGTGAAGACGGTGCCGCCCGCGGGTGTTGTGGTGAGGAGGAATAAATCATGGACGGATTCTGTGGCGGTTGCGCGGAAAGCGGGCGTGAAGTTGGTGCCTGCGCATGGGATGGCGACGAATTATAGGCATAATACTTTAAATCAACTGATAGCTCAAAGTACGCCGGATGCAAATACAACCTTGTTTTGGTATGACAGGCTCGGTAGATTAATTTTATCTCAAGACGCACAACAAGTACTGAATAATCTTTACGGGTATACTATGTATGATGATTTAAGTAGAATTACTGAAGTAGGTCAAATAACGAGTGCGTCAGGCATGTCGGTAGGAATAAGCAGGAATTATGATGCACTTCAAACATGGTTAGGTAATGTTGCCAACAGTCGTACTCAAATAACAAAAAATGTCTATGATGTAAAGCATATTCCATTCCAAGGTCTTGCACTTGATGCCAAAAACCTTAGAAATAGAGTTGCATGGTCCGCAGTTTATAATAATTCTTCAGATTTTAATCAGGGCAAGAGAGCATCAGGAACATTTTATAGTTATGATATTTTAGGAAATGTAGATGTTTTAATTCAGGATTTTAATTCTCAATCTACACTGGATCAAGGTAACCGATTTAAAAAAATAACATATTCATATGACTTAGTGACGGGAAAGGTTAACCAAGTAAACTACCAACCTGGTCAATGGGATGCTTTTTATCATAGATATAGGTATGATGCTGAAAATCGAATAACAGATGTCGAAACTAGCAAGGATAGTGTTTATTGGGAGAAGGATGCATACTATTCCTATTTTATGCATGGGCCTGTATCAAGGACAGTTTTGGGACAACAAGAAATTCAGGGTTTAGATTTTACTTATACACTAGAAGGATGGATCAAAGGATTAAACAGTACAACAGTTGCATCGAATTTTGATATGGGAGCTGATGGTGGTGAAGGATCTTTCGTAGCAAAAGATGGCGTTGGATTCGGTCTTTACTATTACGGCGATAATGAATATGTACCATTGAATGCTAATCAGCGAAAGCCGTTTGCTAGGATTGAAAGTTTGACCTCTCCGCTATTTAATGGAAATATAAGCGCTTTAAGTCAGAATATTCCAACCCTAGGAACTCCAATCTTGTACAATTATAAGTTTGATGTGCTAAGTCGAATCGTAGAGTTGAATGCCAGTAAGGGTATTAATTCTCAATTGAACCACTGGGAGCCAATTTTGGTTGATGATTTTAAAGAAAGAATAAAATATGATCCAAATGGTAATATTAAATTATTCAAGCGAAATGGTAATTCAACATGGGCTTCTAGGCCTCTTTCAATGGATGACCTTACCTATAGCTATATACAGAGCACAAATAAGCTTGATCATATTAGCGATGCGGTAGTTGATAGTGTATCATATGATGGTGATATAGATAATCAACAGCCAGGGAATTACAAGTATGACATGACTGGTAATTTAATACATGATATTAAAGAAGGATTGGTAAAAATTGATTGGAATTTATATGGTAGAATAGCGAAAATTGAAAAAACTGACGGAACAGAAATTTTATATTCTTATGATTTTAGAGGTAATCGAATTAGTAAAAAAGTTGGAGCAGTTGAAACCAGATATATTAGAGATCCAGGTGGGAATCTTTTGGGCATTTACATTGAAGGTGATATTAATCACAATGGAGGAATTCTAACGTTGACTGAAATTCCGCTAGTTGGAAATAAGCGAATTGGAATGCAGAAGTTTAATTTACAAGCTGGAAATAGATCTGCTGAGACTATGGTTAATCTACCTCTATTGGGGAACGGAATAATGACTGGGTTTGCTCGAAGGTATAAACAATTCGAAATTGGGAATCATTTGGGGAATGTACTAACAACTGTTTTTGATGTTAAGAAATCTATTTCACTCAACGGACTAGATATTGTGAGATATGAGCCAGTCATAAGTTCAGCCACAGATTACTATTCTTTTGGAATGATAATACCTGGGCGTTCATTCGAAACTGACGGTTATCGGTTTGGCTTTAATGGCAAGGAAAATGATAATGAGGTTAAAGGTGTTGGAGGTCAACAAGACTATGGGTTAAGGATTTACGACCCGCGTGTTGGACGGTTCTTATCATTAGATCCATTAATGCATAAGTATCCATACTTTTCTCCTTTCCAGTTCGCTGGTAATTCACCAATTAAATTTATCGATTTGGATGGTGCGGAACCATTGGGAAATCCGGCAGATTGGGTAACAATTAAAGATTCAGGGCCATTGAATTGGGGTAATAATTCAATGCAGTTAGTGCAAGATAAAACTGGTGCGCAATATTGGATTTGGACGGAAAGATATACCAAAGTAAATGGCAAATGGGGGTCATATACTGCACATAAATACTATTGGTATGACCCCAGTATTGTAATGTATACAGGAAAGGATGACAGAGATGGTTGGGTGCCGAAACCATTCTATGATGAGGGAGAACCCAATTCGCTGCAAAAGGGTTTATATGGATTTGCAGATGGAGCTCCAAATGTATTTATTTGGACATTGGCCGCGCCGTTTGCAATCCCACACCTCGTTGGACTCGCCGAAATAGGCCAGTTGGAATTCGCGAGAAGGCTTGGTGGTGCAAGTGCAGATGTCATATTTCAAACAATAACAAACAAAGGAGATTTGTCCAAGAATAATTATTGGAGTACAGTTGGTGAAATTGTTACTGGCAATCCATTTATGTCTTCTTTTATTGGTGCAATGGGTAAAGACGGAAGAATGTTTCATCCAAGTGAATTGGCTGGTAAGGATATTAAAGATTTAGGATTCGAAACTTTGATTGGCGGATTGGGTAATGTATTTGGTGGCTGGTTTACTGAGAAAGTGGTAAAGAACGGTAAGGTTACAGAGTGGGGAGCTAATTATTTAGTTAGCCTTTTGGGAGATATAAATGGTAACGGTCTTTCGTATATTGGTGATATTCTTAAGGAAAAGCAGGAACAAAAACTCGAGGCAAATAAAAAAAGGAGAAAAGCAATTAATAATTAA
- a CDS encoding tail fiber domain-containing protein — protein MSRTLITLSLVLSASLAAKAQHVYSIRADSVRIYNVCDTAELILENKTQGVQGYLYNRGAGRTEFRKLKMVAIGNSKLAIAGQDTIDLATLTHIGGIDTVYRSGDSLRFVKRGIVSSFYAPATQETLQTVTERSNVSSRDGDNLILKRATTGAGNLVLRFRNSDNSDRGYIGYSGSNHNSFVIHTYDGSMTAVSGKLQVNSPVDNEQTNGLIVGGNTRTIGFFKQTYYHPNPENNSGNQLWNSVGGAQLRADAEFRYSANGITKYDNNYSPGVTLVRDSASLGERVPNSSGWYLKIAYDSASALPTPGLGGFRADVPSRRNSVYVSRIRAKLPVGYTLQVGLDPFGTSNSHYFLTDNKGTGKWEDYIHVHHAGNQGTFLPLGYYYLNGARGKVTWYVAYFDIKETTAAAWTDYVRQNYATARPLELFLNNDSTRLEQGTNYSMRIVTPGGQVQIGAQNNSYLHFTTDRENFYFSRPVLAVDKLAIYNSGQSPASTTYLAQTEGRINNSPILTQANATGSFIQNQVASAQTGGLWTTNFIKTNNSFSSSIGAGKAGLILNNAADALRFGIGLSNAESGAGTGSDFSIWRYSDAGASGSATVSMTITRATGAVRFPGSVTMGNDSRIAADSTGMATYSYLGFHDRTGSRYGYVGKGSLLNNDVHIKSDLGRVVLFPKNSTTSFAVDDTTVRYNGGEFHMVNASKNIIHFVNVAATVAKPTLVTRSPGTKIVLYPNVGATTVDYAMGTEEGAIWSSVKDNSASFKWYAATTNIATLAGSGNFTVTGSSTATAFYQSSLRSLKKDIQPFQSSALGILGKAQVRTFIFKADSTGHRNIGFIADEVPAEMATPGRNGVDQASTVGLLVKAVQELEAKNNKLENANASLQQQNQALEKRLQAIEAFIKKQSQ, from the coding sequence ATGTCCCGTACCCTCATCACCCTATCCCTCGTATTATCCGCGTCCCTCGCCGCGAAGGCGCAACATGTCTACTCCATCCGGGCAGACAGCGTGCGCATCTACAACGTCTGCGACACCGCCGAGCTCATCCTGGAAAACAAAACCCAGGGCGTGCAGGGATACCTCTATAACCGCGGCGCGGGGAGAACCGAGTTCCGCAAACTCAAAATGGTAGCCATCGGCAACAGCAAGCTCGCCATCGCCGGGCAAGACACCATCGACCTCGCCACGCTCACCCACATCGGCGGCATCGACACCGTGTACCGCTCGGGCGACAGCCTCCGCTTCGTGAAGCGGGGCATCGTCTCCAGCTTCTACGCACCGGCCACACAGGAAACCCTCCAGACCGTGACCGAGCGCAGCAATGTGTCGTCCCGCGATGGTGACAACCTCATCCTCAAACGTGCCACCACCGGCGCCGGCAACCTCGTGCTCCGGTTTAGGAACAGCGACAATTCAGACAGGGGATACATCGGTTACAGCGGTAGCAACCACAACTCGTTCGTCATCCATACCTACGATGGATCAATGACCGCCGTTTCCGGGAAATTGCAGGTGAATTCTCCGGTCGATAATGAACAAACCAATGGATTGATCGTTGGCGGCAATACTCGCACGATCGGTTTCTTCAAACAAACCTACTACCACCCGAACCCCGAAAACAACTCGGGCAACCAGCTCTGGAATTCGGTAGGAGGCGCCCAGCTCCGCGCCGACGCGGAATTCCGCTACAGCGCCAATGGTATCACCAAATACGATAACAATTATTCGCCCGGGGTTACTCTCGTGCGCGACAGTGCCTCCCTTGGCGAGCGGGTACCCAACTCATCGGGTTGGTACCTGAAGATCGCCTACGATTCCGCCAGCGCCCTGCCTACACCCGGGCTCGGCGGCTTCCGGGCCGATGTGCCCAGCCGGCGGAACTCGGTGTACGTATCGCGCATCAGGGCCAAACTGCCCGTGGGATACACTTTGCAAGTGGGCCTCGATCCTTTCGGGACGAGCAATTCCCACTATTTCCTCACCGATAACAAAGGCACCGGCAAGTGGGAAGACTACATCCATGTGCACCACGCCGGCAACCAGGGCACCTTCCTGCCGCTCGGCTATTATTACCTGAACGGCGCCCGGGGAAAGGTAACCTGGTACGTCGCCTACTTCGATATCAAGGAAACCACCGCCGCCGCCTGGACGGACTACGTTCGCCAGAACTACGCCACCGCGCGGCCGCTGGAGCTTTTCCTCAATAACGACAGCACCCGGCTGGAACAGGGAACGAATTATTCCATGCGGATCGTGACGCCGGGCGGACAAGTCCAGATCGGCGCGCAAAACAATTCCTACCTGCACTTCACGACCGACCGGGAGAACTTTTACTTCTCCCGCCCCGTGCTCGCCGTAGACAAACTGGCGATCTACAATTCCGGGCAGTCTCCCGCTTCAACAACGTATCTCGCCCAAACCGAAGGCCGTATCAACAACAGTCCGATCCTGACGCAGGCCAACGCAACCGGAAGTTTTATCCAGAACCAGGTTGCCAGCGCCCAAACAGGTGGACTGTGGACTACCAACTTCATCAAAACAAACAATTCATTTTCCAGCTCGATCGGAGCGGGTAAAGCGGGATTGATATTGAATAACGCTGCGGATGCATTGCGTTTCGGCATTGGATTGTCGAACGCGGAAAGCGGCGCTGGAACGGGAAGCGATTTCAGCATCTGGCGATATAGCGATGCGGGGGCATCCGGCTCCGCGACAGTTTCGATGACCATCACTCGTGCTACAGGCGCAGTGCGGTTTCCGGGGAGCGTAACGATGGGGAATGATTCCAGGATCGCCGCCGATTCCACGGGTATGGCCACCTATTCCTACCTCGGTTTTCACGATAGAACGGGAAGCCGTTACGGGTATGTGGGAAAGGGAAGTCTTCTCAATAATGATGTCCACATAAAAAGTGATTTGGGCCGCGTTGTGCTTTTCCCCAAGAACAGCACTACGTCATTTGCAGTGGACGACACTACTGTGCGTTATAACGGCGGGGAATTCCATATGGTTAACGCCTCGAAGAATATTATCCATTTCGTTAATGTAGCGGCAACCGTTGCAAAACCTACGCTGGTGACGCGAAGCCCCGGTACCAAAATCGTCCTGTACCCCAATGTCGGCGCTACGACTGTTGATTACGCCATGGGGACCGAGGAAGGGGCGATCTGGAGTTCCGTAAAAGACAATTCCGCCAGTTTCAAATGGTACGCCGCCACCACCAACATCGCTACCCTCGCGGGATCCGGTAACTTTACCGTGACCGGCTCATCCACCGCTACGGCGTTTTACCAATCCTCCCTCCGAAGCCTCAAGAAAGATATCCAACCCTTCCAGTCGTCCGCCCTCGGCATTCTGGGCAAGGCACAGGTGCGCACATTTATTTTCAAGGCTGATAGCACAGGCCATCGCAATATCGGCTTCATCGCCGACGAAGTACCTGCCGAAATGGCGACGCCAGGCCGCAATGGTGTAGACCAGGCCAGCACCGTGGGCCTGCTCGTGAAAGCCGTTCAGGAACTGGAAGCGAAAAACAATAAACTGGAAAACGCCAACGCTTCCCTGCAACAGCAGAACCAGGCACTGGAAAAACGACTCCAGGCCATTGAAGCATTCATCAAAAAACAGTCACAGTAA